A region from the Thermoplasmatales archaeon genome encodes:
- a CDS encoding transcriptional regulator, AbrB family codes for MNELRKDIEFVKTSSKGQVVIPSSIRKKLSIHEGSVFVVTTQNDIIVFKKVKTEITTEDLKTLNLVEEAWNDIEKGRYKLRSKDDFFKELKEW; via the coding sequence ATGAATGAGCTGAGAAAAGATATAGAATTTGTTAAGACAAGTTCTAAGGGTCAAGTTGTCATTCCTTCTAGTATTAGGAAGAAATTGAGTATACATGAAGGTAGTGTCTTTGTTGTGACGACACAGAATGACATTATAGTCTTTAAAAAAGTCAAAACCGAAATTACAACTGAAGATCTAAAAACTCTTAATCTTGTTGAAGAAGCATGGAATGATATTGAAAAGGGAAGATACAAACTACGTTCAAAAGATGATTTCTTCAAAGAGCTTAAGGAATGGTAA
- a CDS encoding addiction module toxin component, YafQ family produces MVISINEIVYTSKFEHDVKKVKDKSFKEKIQKQIIKILENPEIGKPLRYALKGERTVRVSPYRIIYAVQRNKLILLRFEHRKEVYD; encoded by the coding sequence ATGGTAATCTCAATAAACGAGATAGTCTACACTTCGAAGTTTGAACATGATGTAAAGAAGGTTAAGGACAAGTCGTTCAAGGAAAAGATACAAAAACAAATAATTAAGATATTGGAAAACCCAGAAATTGGTAAACCCCTCAGATACGCATTGAAAGGTGAACGTACGGTTAGAGTGTCTCCTTATAGAATCATATATGCTGTGCAACGTAACAAACTGATTCTCCTACGCTTTGAACACAGAAAAGAAGTTTATGATTAA
- a CDS encoding 2'-5' RNA ligase — protein sequence MEYFIGIVPPPEYGKQIIAFQRKWLSNRLPNIIEPHITVKSQAGLNDDMTWLDSIRTVCNSFKGFSLTLTKPNSFGEAVVYISVESPEIYKLHSQLVKSVSPDPESSNRYFELDRFTPHLTLGTTEFGMSEIELREMKDLAEQALPRIPTFKAKFVRVYKFKKSGYYKLEDFRLM from the coding sequence ATGGAATATTTCATTGGAATTGTGCCTCCTCCAGAATATGGAAAACAAATTATAGCCTTTCAAAGAAAATGGCTTAGCAATCGACTTCCAAATATCATTGAGCCACATATAACTGTCAAATCCCAAGCAGGTCTGAATGACGACATGACTTGGTTGGATTCCATAAGAACAGTATGTAACTCATTTAAGGGGTTTAGTTTAACTCTTACAAAGCCAAATTCTTTTGGGGAAGCGGTAGTTTATATTAGTGTTGAGTCGCCCGAAATCTACAAATTACACAGTCAATTAGTTAAATCAGTGTCTCCAGATCCAGAAAGTAGTAATAGGTATTTTGAGCTTGATCGCTTCACGCCACACTTAACCCTTGGAACAACAGAATTTGGGATGAGCGAAATCGAATTAAGAGAGATGAAAGATTTAGCCGAACAGGCACTGCCGAGGATACCGACATTTAAGGCAAAGTTCGTAAGGGTTTATAAATTTAAGAAGAGTGGATATTATAAACTTGAAGATTTTAGGCTGATGTAA
- a CDS encoding putative transposase OrfB produces the protein MNLASEYINSGLRISSVAEMLHIPRCSFYRNNEANEEPSKKGRDNSTFTSRKDGSETIIVDNSTVLEEMEELLSREFVCYGYKKTAKYLNRQGYIINRKKVRRLMAENNLLNHSYNRRKPVTRVVQSIVEVFHPDQVWEFDIKYVWIHGESRNAYLLAMIDCYSREMVGHYLGYHCTGNDVKETMMNAFDQRGLDNISGVRLRSDNGTQFICNTVENFLSTMNIPHERIHPATPKEDAHIESFNSILEREVIRRFEFEAFEEADSTIERFVDFYNNERLHTGIGYITPREMNLKCVEERQKT, from the coding sequence ATGAACCTGGCCAGTGAATACATAAACAGTGGTTTAAGAATAAGCAGCGTTGCAGAAATGCTTCACATACCAAGATGCAGCTTCTACCGGAATAATGAGGCCAATGAAGAACCGTCAAAGAAAGGGAGGGACAACTCCACGTTCACAAGCAGGAAGGATGGCAGTGAGACCATAATTGTGGATAACAGCACTGTCCTGGAGGAAATGGAGGAACTCCTCTCAAGGGAGTTCGTATGCTACGGATACAAGAAAACTGCAAAGTATCTGAACAGGCAGGGATACATAATAAACAGGAAGAAGGTCAGGAGACTCATGGCGGAGAATAACCTTCTGAACCATTCATACAACAGGAGAAAACCGGTAACGAGGGTTGTGCAGTCCATTGTTGAAGTCTTTCATCCGGATCAGGTCTGGGAATTCGACATAAAGTATGTCTGGATTCATGGAGAATCAAGGAATGCATATCTTCTTGCAATGATTGACTGTTACAGCAGGGAAATGGTGGGACATTACCTGGGATACCACTGCACGGGAAACGATGTAAAGGAAACCATGATGAACGCCTTTGATCAGAGAGGCCTGGACAATATTTCAGGAGTACGCTTGAGAAGCGACAATGGAACACAGTTCATATGCAATACTGTGGAAAATTTCCTCTCAACCATGAATATACCGCATGAAAGGATCCATCCTGCAACACCAAAGGAGGATGCTCACATAGAATCGTTCAACTCAATCCTGGAAAGGGAAGTCATAAGAAGATTTGAGTTTGAGGCCTTTGAAGAGGCAGATTCAACAATCGAAAGATTTGTGGATTTCTACAACAACGAGAGGCTGCATACCGGCATAGGATACATTACACCAAGGGAGATGAATTTGAAATGTGTGGAAGAGAGACAAAAAACCTGA
- a CDS encoding Transposase, which yields MTERRRWKAEEKLAIIKEIRENNRVVETCRKYSVDPSMYYKWKESYDTFGLDGLKPHYRRMEPGVRKLMKENEKLKKLLAEKELENALLSESIKKKMVMKR from the coding sequence ATGACAGAACGGCGAAGATGGAAAGCGGAAGAGAAACTTGCCATCATAAAGGAGATCAGGGAGAACAACAGGGTTGTTGAAACATGCCGGAAATACTCTGTGGATCCAAGCATGTATTACAAGTGGAAGGAATCCTACGACACCTTCGGACTTGACGGCCTTAAGCCACATTACAGGAGGATGGAACCTGGAGTCAGGAAACTGATGAAGGAGAATGAGAAACTGAAGAAGCTTCTGGCAGAGAAAGAGCTGGAGAATGCACTGCTCAGTGAATCCATAAAAAAAAAGATGGTGATGAAACGATGA
- the gyrB_1 gene encoding DNA gyrase subunit B has translation MENYDASQITVLEGLKAVRKVPGMYIGSTDERGLHHLVYEVVDNSIDESVAGYCSNIWISINEDGSLSVEDDGRGIPVDNHPKYNRPGLEIVLTELHSGAKFDKKVYKITGGLHGVGVHVVNALSSKLIAAVKKQGVLYYEIFSKGIPSGKMDKVDFEDYKKSKNPEVSGLVFHLAKDHGTVMKFYPDEEIFETLDFSYDTLIQRMRDLAYLNPQVSITIEDLRNSKKEVFHFAGGLSEFVAYLGEGHIAIHKEPIYFKDNAEETVVEFALQYNSSVTEIMQSYVNNISTIEGGTHLTGFRAGLSRAVQDYAKNHNLIKGIESISGDDVREGLVAVLHVKVFEPQFEGQTKSKLGNSEVKGIVQSLTDKFLRGYFESYPNVADQIIKRAVAAAAAREASRKARELVRRKSALEGGGLPGKLADCSSTDPEKSEIYIVEGDSAGGSAKQARNREFQAVLPLRGKILNVEKTSDIKALENQEIRNLITAMGTNIKDSLDITKLRYHKIIIMTDADVDGAHIRTLLLTFFYRYSRELITNGKIYFAQPPLFRIQKGDKIHYVYSEKEQDSLSKKLGNGAIVQRFKGLGEMNPSQLWETTMKPETRKIVQVSIEDAASAERLFSILMGEKVEPRRKFIEENAKYVKNIDL, from the coding sequence ATGGAAAATTATGATGCATCACAGATAACGGTTTTGGAAGGGCTAAAAGCGGTACGTAAGGTACCTGGAATGTATATAGGGTCGACAGATGAGAGGGGCCTGCACCACCTCGTATATGAAGTAGTCGATAACAGTATAGATGAATCTGTCGCCGGATACTGCAGTAACATCTGGATAAGCATAAACGAAGACGGTTCACTCTCGGTAGAGGATGATGGAAGGGGCATACCGGTCGATAACCATCCAAAGTATAACAGGCCCGGGCTTGAAATCGTGCTGACTGAACTGCACAGTGGGGCAAAATTTGATAAGAAGGTATACAAGATAACGGGAGGGCTGCACGGTGTAGGCGTGCATGTTGTAAATGCTCTTTCGTCAAAGCTGATTGCTGCAGTCAAGAAACAGGGCGTACTCTACTATGAAATCTTTAGTAAAGGTATTCCCAGCGGGAAGATGGATAAGGTCGACTTTGAGGATTATAAGAAATCAAAGAATCCTGAAGTCTCCGGCCTTGTATTCCATCTTGCAAAAGACCATGGAACGGTGATGAAATTTTACCCCGACGAGGAAATTTTTGAAACCCTTGATTTTTCTTATGATACGCTGATCCAGAGGATGAGGGATCTTGCATATCTCAATCCACAGGTTTCGATCACAATCGAAGATCTGAGGAACTCGAAGAAGGAGGTTTTTCATTTTGCCGGAGGCCTTTCAGAATTCGTAGCCTATCTTGGTGAAGGACATATTGCAATACATAAGGAACCCATATATTTCAAGGATAATGCTGAAGAAACTGTTGTGGAATTCGCCCTGCAGTACAATTCAAGTGTGACCGAGATTATGCAGTCCTACGTCAATAACATCAGCACCATTGAAGGTGGAACCCATCTGACGGGATTCAGGGCTGGACTATCAAGGGCAGTCCAGGACTACGCAAAAAACCACAACCTGATAAAGGGGATAGAGAGCATCAGCGGGGACGACGTGAGAGAGGGTTTGGTTGCTGTCCTGCACGTAAAGGTTTTTGAGCCACAATTTGAAGGACAGACAAAATCAAAACTGGGGAATAGCGAGGTAAAGGGTATTGTACAATCACTGACGGACAAGTTTCTCAGAGGGTATTTTGAGTCGTATCCTAACGTTGCAGACCAGATTATCAAGAGGGCAGTTGCAGCTGCTGCTGCCAGGGAAGCATCGAGGAAAGCCAGGGAACTTGTCAGGCGAAAGTCGGCACTGGAGGGAGGCGGATTACCGGGAAAGCTTGCAGACTGTTCCTCAACAGACCCGGAAAAGTCTGAAATTTACATAGTGGAAGGTGATTCTGCAGGAGGTTCAGCAAAGCAGGCCAGGAACCGGGAGTTCCAGGCGGTTCTTCCACTTCGGGGTAAAATACTGAATGTGGAAAAGACAAGTGATATAAAGGCACTGGAAAACCAGGAAATCAGGAACCTGATAACGGCCATGGGAACGAACATAAAGGATTCACTGGACATAACTAAGCTCAGGTATCATAAAATCATCATAATGACTGATGCCGATGTTGACGGGGCACATATAAGGACATTGCTTCTTACATTTTTCTACAGGTACTCAAGGGAGCTCATAACCAATGGCAAGATATATTTTGCACAGCCACCGCTTTTCCGTATCCAGAAAGGCGATAAGATTCACTATGTTTATTCTGAAAAAGAGCAGGATTCACTCTCGAAGAAACTGGGTAATGGTGCCATAGTACAGAGATTCAAGGGTCTGGGAGAAATGAACCCTTCACAACTCTGGGAGACAACCATGAAGCCTGAAACCAGAAAGATCGTGCAAGTCTCCATTGAGGACGCGGCGTCCGCGGAACGCCTGTTTTCCATTCTTATGGGGGAAAAAGTTGAGCCGAGACGGAAATTTATAGAAGAGAATGCGAAATATGTCAAGAATATTGATCTGTGA